A window of Macrotis lagotis isolate mMagLag1 chromosome 1, bilby.v1.9.chrom.fasta, whole genome shotgun sequence genomic DNA:
TTGTTTTCTTCAGATGTAGAGACCAAGCACAAGATaaaggagatgaggaaaaagctGAGAATTTTTATGGAAAACTGTGACCTTCAAGTACTTCTCAGTGATGGTCTTTGGGACTTCATTTTGAGAAAAATCCATGATTCTAAAAACAAGGTAGATCAAAATTCAAAGAGTGACTGTTTATTTGATGAAATTGAAAAGCAATTCAGAcagttttctctcctctttcactgTTTAAAGAAAAGACCTCAGGGAAATGACCTTTTTcccaaaatagaaaatatagacaaATGCTTTCCTGAATGGGTAGAACTTTTCTGATTCCTTGAGGAACCTCCTAAAATGCCTGTATCCATGTAATTACTGCAAAGTGGCCTTAAGCTGGAGTTCAGACCTCTTTTGAATCAGTAAAGTGATGCTAGAGAAATTTTTTCTCTAAGTAATCAAAATGGGTGGGTCTTGAGTCAGAACTTTTATGTTCACTACTCATCAGCAAATTCACATTAGAAAGTAGCATGATGAACTACCTCATCCTACCAATCATGTCTTCCGTTCCATCCTAGAACTTGGATCTTGACAGACCTCAGAAGATTACTCCTGGAGAGAAGGTTTATAAATGTAATGATTGTGCAAAGACTTTTGATCTGAAATCAAGCCTTACTAGACATCAgaaaatccacactggagagaaaccttatgaatgtaatcagtgtggaaaggcttttagaGAGAGATTTAAACTTGCTGCACATCAGAGAATCTGCACTGGAGAAAAACCTCTTGAATGtgatcagtgtggaaagactttcagacagAGGGTCTCTCTTTCTACACATCAGAAAAGCCATATTCGAAAGACATATTTTACATGTAATCACTGTGGAAAGACTTATAGAGGTTACTCCTGTCTTATtagacatcagagaattcacactggagaggaGTCTTATGAAtataatcaatgtggaaagtctTTTAGAGACAACTCCTATCTTACtagacatcagagaatccacaccgGAGAGAAACTTCATGGATGTtttcagtgtggaaagacttttatatACAAGTCGAGCCTTGTTATGCATGAGAAAATTCACACAGCAGAGAAATTTTATGAATGTAACCAATGTaataagacttttaaaaacaGCTCCATTCTTGCttcacatcagagaatccacactgaagagaaactttatgaatgtcAGCATTGTGGAAAGACTTTTGGGAAGAGCAGCCATTTTTTAAGACATCAGAAAAGCCACACTCAAGAGACACGTTttaaatgtaatcagtgtggaaaaaGTTGTAGAGACAACTCCTGTCTTACtagacatcagagaatccacactggggagaaaccttataaatgtaatcaatgtgggaaGTTTTTTAGAGAGACCTCCCATCTTGTttcacatcagagaatccacactggagagaaactttatgaatgttTTCAGTGTGGAAAGAGTTTTATACATAGGTCCACCCTTGTTAAACatgagagaatccacactggagagaaaccttatgaatgtaatcagtgtagCAAGACTTTTACATG
This region includes:
- the LOC141511229 gene encoding uncharacterized protein LOC141511229 isoform X1 produces the protein MAPRIQKPHSQELVTFKDVVVDFTVEEWCLLNHSQKELYKEVMLENIQNLLSLNVETKHKIKEMRKKLRIFMENCDLQVLLSDGLWDFILRKIHDSKNKNLDLDRPQKITPGEKVYKCNDCAKTFDLKSSLTRHQKIHTGEKPYECNQCGKAFRERFKLAAHQRICTGEKPLECDQCGKTFRQRVSLSTHQKSHIRKTYFTCNHCGKTYRGYSCLIRHQRIHTGEESYEYNQCGKSFRDNSYLTRHQRIHTGEKLHGCFQCGKTFIYKSSLVMHEKIHTAEKFYECNQCNKTFKNSSILASHQRIHTEEKLYECQHCGKTFGKSSHFLRHQKSHTQETRFKCNQCGKSCRDNSCLTRHQRIHTGEKPYKCNQCGKFFRETSHLVSHQRIHTGEKLYECFQCGKSFIHRSTLVKHERIHTGEKPYECNQCSKTFTCNYHLVRHLKIHTREKFYECHRCGKTFKYNSHLVKHQRIHSE
- the LOC141511229 gene encoding uncharacterized protein LOC141511229 isoform X2, which encodes MRKKLRIFMENCDLQVLLSDGLWDFILRKIHDSKNKNLDLDRPQKITPGEKVYKCNDCAKTFDLKSSLTRHQKIHTGEKPYECNQCGKAFRERFKLAAHQRICTGEKPLECDQCGKTFRQRVSLSTHQKSHIRKTYFTCNHCGKTYRGYSCLIRHQRIHTGEESYEYNQCGKSFRDNSYLTRHQRIHTGEKLHGCFQCGKTFIYKSSLVMHEKIHTAEKFYECNQCNKTFKNSSILASHQRIHTEEKLYECQHCGKTFGKSSHFLRHQKSHTQETRFKCNQCGKSCRDNSCLTRHQRIHTGEKPYKCNQCGKFFRETSHLVSHQRIHTGEKLYECFQCGKSFIHRSTLVKHERIHTGEKPYECNQCSKTFTCNYHLVRHLKIHTREKFYECHRCGKTFKYNSHLVKHQRIHSE
- the LOC141511229 gene encoding uncharacterized protein LOC141511229 isoform X3; protein product: MAPRIQKPHSQNLDLDRPQKITPGEKVYKCNDCAKTFDLKSSLTRHQKIHTGEKPYECNQCGKAFRERFKLAAHQRICTGEKPLECDQCGKTFRQRVSLSTHQKSHIRKTYFTCNHCGKTYRGYSCLIRHQRIHTGEESYEYNQCGKSFRDNSYLTRHQRIHTGEKLHGCFQCGKTFIYKSSLVMHEKIHTAEKFYECNQCNKTFKNSSILASHQRIHTEEKLYECQHCGKTFGKSSHFLRHQKSHTQETRFKCNQCGKSCRDNSCLTRHQRIHTGEKPYKCNQCGKFFRETSHLVSHQRIHTGEKLYECFQCGKSFIHRSTLVKHERIHTGEKPYECNQCSKTFTCNYHLVRHLKIHTREKFYECHRCGKTFKYNSHLVKHQRIHSE